In a single window of the Elaeis guineensis isolate ETL-2024a chromosome 4, EG11, whole genome shotgun sequence genome:
- the LOC105042854 gene encoding calcium uniporter protein 4, mitochondrial, with product MALRKALVGRFLHLAKLSSPDPQIRLRPNSSFLPQRRPVVLPAVPPDRLPFPSGDRLLDRIRGLNPDRIRLDGLSPPPVEKVKDEMVAERRGITVEEARKVLRASQMEAARARLRAIPMSCIPYSEFVEICCDASGGEQGVGIARSLDESGAVIVLKNVVFLRPELVAKAIENVIPLSLTQPNDRWWKELREMEEKKVEIDRRAVAQVRRELWCGLGFLVMQTIGFMRLTFWELSWDVMEPICFYVTSAYFMAGYFFFMRTCKDPSFEGFFDSRFATKQKRLMKVYNFDLDRFNELRRACPLPSPPPSEEFPSSSYKKGMLIGAVH from the exons ATGGCGCTTCGCAAAGCCCTGGTCGGCCGCTTCCTCCACCTCGCCAAGCTCTCCTCCCCCGACCCCCAAATCCGGCTCCGACCAAATTCCTCCTTCCTCCCCCAGCGCCGCCCCGTCGTCCTCCCGGCCGTCCCCCCCGACCGCCTCCCCTTCCCCTCCGGCGACCGCCTCCTCGACCGGATCCGCGGCCTCAACCCGGACCGCATTCGCCTCGACGGTCTCTCCCCGCCACCGGTGGAGAAGGTGAAGGATGAGATGGTGGCGGAGAGGAGGGGGATCACGGTGGAGGAGGCGAGGAAGGTGCTGAGGGCGTCGCAGATGGAGGCGGCTAGGGCGAGGCTGAGGGCGATTCCGATGAGCTGCATCCCTTATTCGGAGTTCGTCGAGATCTGCTGCGACGCCTCCGGCGGCGAGCAGGGGGTGGGGATCGCCCGCTCGCTCGACGAATCCGGAGCCGTTATCGTATTGAAGAACGTCGTCTTCCTCCGCCCGGAATTG GTAGCTAAAGCAATTGAGAATGTGATCCCTTTGTCACTGACTCAACCAAATGACCGTTGGTGGAAGGAACTGAGAGAGATGGAAGAGAAGAAGGTGGAGATTGATCGAAGGGCGGTTGCTCAAGTGAGGAGGGAGCTGTGGTGTGGGTTGGGATTTTTGGTAATGCAGACGATTGGATTCATGAGGCTGACCTTCTGGGAGCTTTCATGGGATGTTATGGAGCCAATCTGCTTCTACGTGACCTCTGCCTACTTCATGGCTGGCTATTTCTTCTTCATGAGGACTTGCAAAGACCCTTCCTTTGAGGGTTTCTTCGACAGCCGGTTTGCTACAAAGCAGAAGCGTCTCATGAAGGTCTATAATTTTGATCTCGACCGCTTCAATGAGCTCAGGAGGGCTTGCCCCCTCCCATCCCCACCACCTTCAGAAgaatttccttcttcttcttataaGAAGGGCATGTTGATTGGAGCTGTACATTAA